A genomic window from Sporosarcina sp. Marseille-Q4063 includes:
- a CDS encoding cytochrome c oxidase subunit 2A, with protein sequence MKDKNPKQQHAKNNDSTIHFKGTFIAVMLLGVFMVASWFGIYALFLSR encoded by the coding sequence ATGAAAGACAAAAACCCAAAACAACAACACGCCAAAAATAACGATTCTACGATTCATTTTAAAGGCACATTTATTGCAGTCATGTTGCTAGGCGTGTTTATGGTGGCATCCTGGTTTGGAATCTATGCACTCTTTTTATCTAGATAA
- a CDS encoding glucosamine-6-phosphate deaminase: protein MKKVENVKFSKVDNAEQGSVALFQIIKEELEKDRLHSIGLATGNTMIPVYEKWVNSDLDFSNVTTFNLDEYVGISADSPNSYAYFMHEHLFDKKQFKETFLLNGLAKDLEEECRRYEDLLEEHGLDLQLLGVGENGHIAFNEPGTSFDSVTHVAKLTDSTLSVNSQLFANDEKIPDTALSLGIGSILRAKKIVLLAFGERKRAALEKLLEGHVTAEWPITKLLHHDDVTIITDLEL from the coding sequence ATGAAAAAAGTGGAAAATGTAAAATTTAGTAAAGTCGATAATGCAGAACAAGGTTCAGTAGCGCTTTTTCAGATAATCAAAGAGGAACTCGAAAAAGACCGTCTTCATTCAATCGGTCTTGCGACTGGAAACACAATGATTCCGGTTTATGAAAAGTGGGTGAATTCAGATCTTGATTTTTCAAACGTGACTACGTTTAATTTAGATGAGTATGTCGGAATTTCTGCGGATAGCCCGAACAGTTATGCTTATTTCATGCATGAACATCTTTTCGATAAAAAACAATTTAAAGAAACATTCTTGCTAAATGGTTTAGCCAAGGATTTAGAAGAAGAGTGTAGAAGATACGAAGATTTACTTGAAGAACATGGTCTTGACTTACAATTACTTGGCGTTGGTGAAAATGGCCATATCGCATTTAATGAACCGGGAACATCATTTGATTCAGTGACGCATGTCGCGAAATTGACTGATTCCACATTGAGTGTGAATAGCCAATTATTTGCGAACGATGAAAAAATTCCTGACACTGCATTATCTTTGGGAATCGGCTCCATCTTGCGTGCGAAAAAAATTGTACTGCTAGCGTTCGGTGAAAGAAAACGTGCAGCACTTGAAAAGTTACTAGAAGGTCATGTGACTGCCGAATGGCCGATTACAAAACTTCTTCATCACGATGATGTTACGATCATTACGGATCTTGAACTTTAA
- a CDS encoding b(o/a)3-type cytochrome-c oxidase subunit 1, producing MKQRQFSKKESRLYMAFMYVTFTSLLIGGLMGLLQTFVRSGKYQLPFGIDYYTILTVHGVILGLVMTTFFIIGFQFSLMGKTVGMSNKQRKAAWWSFWIMLTGTIMASVMVLTGQASVLYTFYAPLRAHPIFYFGLALVIIGSWVAAFINFRQLYLWKKANKGQKSPLLAYMVTINMIMWVIASLGVAVSVLVLFIPWSLGYTATINVLLSRTLFWYFGHPLVYFWLLPAYMAWYAIVPKIIGGKIFSDSLARLSFILLLMFSIPVGFHHQLTEPGIDPTWKFIQVVLTFMVVIPTLMTAFSIFATFEATGRKNGFTTLFGWFRKLPWKDVRFLAPFIGMVAFIPGGAGGIINASHQMNALIHNTIWVTGHFHLTAAMTSVLTFFGITYWLVPHLTGRRLTPRLNKLGIIQSLIWTFGMLIMSTSMHIQGLLGGPRRSNFSEYAGGAQVDTWISYQMAQAIGGSILFIAIILMVYIFIQLTFFAPRGVEEYPIAEEEEDAEPTPKLLENWVLWIAITIGLILFAYTIPVFEILKHSPPGSPPFDWPIGK from the coding sequence ATGAAACAACGACAATTTTCTAAAAAAGAATCAAGATTGTACATGGCGTTTATGTACGTTACCTTCACATCACTTTTAATCGGTGGATTAATGGGGTTATTACAAACCTTCGTTCGTTCGGGTAAGTATCAACTGCCATTCGGCATTGATTATTACACAATACTTACTGTTCACGGTGTAATTCTTGGTCTAGTCATGACAACATTTTTCATTATTGGATTCCAATTTTCTCTCATGGGAAAAACAGTTGGAATGTCTAATAAGCAACGAAAAGCAGCATGGTGGTCATTCTGGATTATGCTTACGGGAACAATAATGGCTTCGGTCATGGTTTTAACAGGGCAAGCTTCCGTACTATATACTTTTTATGCACCACTGCGTGCGCATCCCATCTTTTATTTCGGACTTGCATTGGTCATTATCGGAAGCTGGGTTGCCGCATTCATAAACTTCCGTCAGCTTTACCTTTGGAAAAAGGCGAATAAAGGACAAAAATCCCCGCTTCTCGCATATATGGTTACAATTAATATGATCATGTGGGTGATTGCATCCCTTGGCGTCGCGGTATCTGTTCTCGTTCTATTCATTCCATGGTCTCTCGGCTATACTGCAACCATTAACGTGTTGTTAAGTCGTACCCTATTCTGGTATTTCGGTCATCCGCTCGTTTATTTCTGGTTACTGCCTGCTTATATGGCATGGTATGCGATTGTTCCAAAAATCATTGGCGGAAAAATATTCAGTGATTCACTAGCAAGACTTTCATTCATACTGTTACTTATGTTTTCAATTCCTGTCGGGTTCCACCATCAGCTTACAGAGCCGGGAATTGATCCGACATGGAAATTCATTCAAGTGGTCCTGACATTTATGGTTGTCATTCCAACTTTAATGACTGCTTTCTCGATTTTCGCTACATTTGAAGCGACGGGACGTAAGAATGGTTTTACGACGCTATTCGGTTGGTTTAGAAAACTCCCGTGGAAAGATGTTCGTTTCTTGGCGCCTTTCATCGGAATGGTTGCTTTCATTCCAGGAGGGGCTGGCGGAATTATTAACGCATCCCACCAAATGAATGCATTAATCCATAATACCATTTGGGTAACGGGCCACTTTCATTTAACAGCAGCGATGACATCCGTCCTTACTTTCTTTGGAATTACTTATTGGCTAGTTCCTCATTTAACGGGACGCCGATTGACACCTAGATTAAACAAATTAGGAATCATTCAGTCTCTCATTTGGACTTTCGGTATGCTTATTATGTCTACATCAATGCATATCCAAGGTTTACTCGGCGGGCCGCGTCGTTCCAATTTCTCTGAATATGCAGGCGGAGCGCAAGTAGATACATGGATCAGTTACCAAATGGCACAAGCAATTGGTGGATCGATTCTCTTCATTGCCATCATCTTGATGGTCTATATTTTCATCCAATTAACATTCTTTGCACCGCGCGGCGTCGAGGAATATCCGATTGCTGAGGAAGAAGAAGATGCCGAACCGACACCTAAACTGTTAGAAAACTGGGTTCTGTGGATTGCGATTACGATCGGTTTGATTCTTTTCGCTTATACAATTCCAGTATTCGAAATACTGAAACACTCACCGCCAGG
- a CDS encoding cytochrome c oxidase subunit II, whose protein sequence is MILHKYERIWLIFGIGSLALFLAIIGFAAFWKGTHPQSHIETIDPQNVEAHEAFKPENLGLHEVAEGKYTVNIVASAFNYDLGKDENGDRVDTLRVPKGSTVLFQVTTTDVVHGFQIAGTNVNMMVEPGHISRYETVMKNNGEFTIVCNEYCGIGHHLMFGKVEVYE, encoded by the coding sequence ATGATTTTGCATAAATACGAAAGAATATGGCTTATTTTTGGAATCGGATCACTCGCCTTATTTTTAGCCATTATTGGTTTCGCTGCTTTTTGGAAAGGAACGCACCCACAAAGTCATATCGAAACGATTGATCCGCAAAATGTTGAAGCGCACGAAGCTTTTAAGCCAGAAAATCTCGGGCTGCATGAAGTGGCAGAGGGAAAATACACCGTAAACATCGTTGCTTCCGCATTCAATTATGACTTGGGGAAAGATGAAAACGGGGACCGTGTTGACACACTTCGCGTACCAAAAGGTTCCACTGTTCTTTTTCAAGTAACGACAACGGATGTCGTCCATGGATTCCAAATCGCTGGAACGAACGTCAATATGATGGTTGAACCCGGACATATTAGCCGTTACGAAACAGTGATGAAAAACAATGGGGAATTTACGATTGTGTGTAATGAATATTGTGGTATCGGTCACCACTTAATGTTCGGGAAAGTGGAGGTGTATGAATAA